A region of Saccharococcus thermophilus DNA encodes the following proteins:
- a CDS encoding undecaprenyldiphospho-muramoylpentapeptide beta-N-acetylglucosaminyltransferase — MSKKIILTGGGTAGHVMVNVALIPKLKEQGWSIAYIGSHQGIEREIITKMDGVPYFPISTGKLRRYFDWNNFKDPFKVLKGIWQAYRIIKKERPDIIFSKGGFVSVPVIIGAWLSGVPSIIHESDITPGLANRIAMPFATKICVTFPETIRHVKEEKGVYVGAVVRQELKRGDADKGRKLCQFEKGKPVLLVMGGSLGSKRINDALRANLQTLLADFQIVHICGKGNIDAKLANKKGYKQFEYVHEELPHLMAMADIVLSRAGANSIFEFLALRKPMLLIPLSKEASRGDQILNARSFKKSGYAEVLMEEDLTNESLQSAIYHLYQNKDRYQQNMERSDAGDALEKLLSLIEEARKN, encoded by the coding sequence TTGAGCAAAAAAATTATCCTTACCGGCGGCGGCACGGCCGGACATGTCATGGTGAACGTCGCTCTGATTCCGAAATTGAAAGAACAGGGCTGGAGCATTGCCTATATCGGTTCTCACCAAGGCATTGAACGGGAAATTATCACAAAAATGGACGGTGTGCCGTACTTTCCGATTTCAACAGGGAAATTGCGCCGCTATTTCGACTGGAACAACTTTAAAGATCCATTTAAAGTCTTGAAGGGTATTTGGCAAGCATACCGCATCATCAAAAAAGAAAGGCCGGACATCATCTTTTCCAAAGGCGGATTTGTGTCCGTGCCTGTCATCATCGGTGCGTGGTTAAGCGGTGTGCCGTCCATCATTCATGAGTCGGATATTACCCCAGGACTGGCGAATAGAATCGCGATGCCGTTTGCGACCAAAATTTGCGTCACATTCCCGGAAACAATACGCCACGTCAAGGAAGAAAAAGGCGTCTACGTCGGTGCAGTCGTTCGTCAGGAATTAAAGCGGGGGGACGCTGACAAAGGGCGAAAGCTTTGCCAGTTTGAAAAAGGAAAGCCTGTTCTTCTCGTCATGGGCGGAAGTCTAGGCTCGAAGCGGATTAACGACGCGTTGCGCGCCAATTTGCAAACGCTTCTTGCCGATTTTCAAATCGTGCATATTTGCGGAAAAGGAAATATAGACGCCAAATTGGCGAATAAAAAGGGTTATAAGCAGTTTGAGTATGTTCATGAAGAGCTTCCTCATCTGATGGCGATGGCTGACATCGTCTTATCACGCGCCGGCGCCAACTCGATTTTTGAGTTTCTCGCCTTGCGCAAGCCGATGCTTCTCATTCCTCTATCAAAAGAAGCGAGCCGCGGCGACCAAATTTTAAATGCCCGCTCTTTCAAAAAATCGGGCTACGCCGAAGTGTTGATGGAAGAAGACTTAACGAACGAATCACTGCAAAGCGCTATTTATCATCTTTACCAAAACAAAGACCGCTACCAGCAAAACATGGAGCGATCCGATGCGGGAGATGCGTTGGAAAAATTGTTGTCGCTGATTGAGGAAGCAAGGAAAAATTAA
- a CDS encoding aldehyde dehydrogenase family protein yields the protein MTTTATELSPRLVEFLKGVKKLYINGEFVDSVSGKTFQTFNPATGEVLATVSEAVAEDIDLAVKAAREAFDNGPWRKMGTAERSRLIYKLADLMEEHQLELAQLETLDNGKPFIETSKADVPLAIEHIRYYAGWATKIVGQTIPVQGNYFNYTLHEPVGVVGQIIPWNFPLLMAAWKLGAALATGCTIVLKPAENTPLSALYLAQLISEAGFPKGVINIVPGFGPTAGQALVDHPLVDKIAFTGSTNVGKSIMRSAANTLKRVTLELGGKSPNIILPDADLSKAIPGALRGIMFNQGQVCAAGSRLYVQKKMYDNVVADLASAAKSIKLGNGLDPDTTMGPLISAQQQARVKGYIDKGIEEGAELVTGGTIPFEKGYFVSPTIFADVDHSMTIAKEEIFGPVVAAMPFDDIDDLVKKANDSIYGLAAGVWTQDLKKAHLIAHKLQAGTVWVNCYNVFDAASPFGGYKQSGIGREMGSYALNNYTEVKSVWINMN from the coding sequence ATGACAACAACAGCAACTGAGTTAAGTCCAAGATTAGTAGAATTTTTAAAAGGTGTTAAAAAATTATACATCAATGGGGAATTTGTCGATTCCGTTTCCGGGAAAACGTTCCAAACATTTAACCCTGCTACAGGTGAAGTATTAGCAACTGTTTCCGAAGCGGTTGCAGAAGATATCGATTTAGCTGTTAAAGCAGCTCGCGAAGCATTTGATAACGGTCCTTGGAGAAAAATGGGCACTGCGGAACGCAGCCGATTGATCTATAAATTAGCTGACCTGATGGAAGAGCATCAATTAGAGCTAGCACAGCTAGAAACTTTAGATAATGGTAAACCATTTATTGAAACATCAAAGGCTGATGTTCCTTTAGCTATTGAACACATCCGTTATTACGCTGGTTGGGCTACAAAGATTGTTGGACAAACCATTCCTGTTCAAGGCAATTACTTTAACTATACTTTACACGAACCTGTTGGAGTGGTAGGGCAAATTATTCCTTGGAACTTCCCGTTATTGATGGCGGCTTGGAAATTGGGCGCTGCTTTAGCAACGGGATGTACAATCGTGTTAAAACCAGCTGAAAATACTCCATTATCCGCTTTGTATTTAGCTCAATTAATTAGTGAAGCCGGATTCCCTAAAGGTGTAATCAATATCGTGCCAGGCTTTGGTCCAACTGCTGGACAAGCACTAGTAGATCATCCGTTAGTGGATAAAATTGCGTTCACTGGTTCTACTAATGTAGGTAAATCTATTATGAGATCTGCTGCGAATACATTAAAACGCGTGACTCTTGAATTAGGCGGCAAATCTCCTAATATTATTCTTCCAGATGCTGACCTTTCAAAAGCCATTCCAGGGGCTTTAAGAGGAATTATGTTCAACCAAGGACAAGTTTGTGCTGCTGGAAGCCGTTTATACGTCCAAAAGAAAATGTATGACAATGTAGTAGCTGATTTAGCATCTGCTGCAAAATCAATTAAACTAGGTAATGGTTTAGACCCGGATACTACAATGGGTCCACTTATTTCAGCACAACAACAAGCTCGTGTAAAAGGTTACATTGACAAAGGAATTGAAGAAGGCGCGGAACTCGTAACCGGTGGAACGATTCCATTTGAAAAAGGATACTTCGTTTCTCCAACCATCTTTGCAGATGTCGATCACAGTATGACCATCGCCAAAGAAGAAATTTTTGGACCAGTTGTTGCAGCAATGCCATTTGATGATATTGATGATCTAGTTAAAAAAGCGAACGACAGCATTTATGGCCTTGCGGCTGGCGTTTGGACTCAAGACTTGAAAAAAGCTCACCTAATTGCTCATAAGCTGCAAGCTGGAACAGTATGGGTAAACTGCTACAACGTCTTTGACGCTGCTTCTCCATTTGGCGGTTATAAACAATCAGGTATCGGCCGCGAAATGGGTAGCTATGCTTTAAACAACTATACCGAAGTGAAAAGCGTCTGGATCAATATGAACTAA
- a CDS encoding putative holin-like toxin encodes MTVFEALMFAIAFASLIVSILSYNQKK; translated from the coding sequence ATGACAGTGTTTGAAGCGTTAATGTTTGCGATAGCTTTCGCAAGTCTCATCGTTTCAATACTGTCTTACAACCAAAAGAAATAA
- a CDS encoding undecaprenyl-diphosphate phosphatase, with protein sequence MDIITIIKAIILGMVEGLTEFAPVSSTGHMIIVDDTWLKSQEFLGKYAANTFKVVIQLGSILAAVVVFKDRFIDLLGLRGRHRDGQPRLKLTQVIVGLIPAGVLGVLLENYIDEHLFSTATVLIGLVLGALLMIVADVLAKKKPEAQTVDQITYKQAIIVGLFQCLSLWPGFSRSGSTISGGVLSGMSHKAAADFTFIMAVPIMAGASGLSLLKNWQYVTAADIPFFIAGFISAFIFALISIRFFLKLINKIRLVPFAVYRIVLALLIYIVYF encoded by the coding sequence ATGGATATTATTACGATTATTAAAGCGATCATTTTAGGAATGGTTGAAGGATTAACAGAATTTGCCCCGGTTTCCTCGACAGGCCATATGATTATTGTCGATGATACGTGGCTGAAATCGCAGGAATTTTTAGGGAAGTATGCGGCAAACACTTTTAAAGTCGTTATTCAGCTCGGCTCCATTCTCGCTGCCGTTGTTGTGTTTAAAGACCGTTTTATCGACTTGCTTGGGCTGCGCGGACGCCATCGGGATGGACAGCCGCGCCTGAAGCTGACGCAAGTGATTGTCGGACTCATTCCGGCGGGGGTATTAGGGGTATTATTGGAGAATTATATTGACGAACACTTATTTTCGACAGCGACCGTGCTAATCGGGTTAGTGCTTGGAGCGTTGTTAATGATCGTCGCCGATGTATTGGCCAAAAAGAAGCCAGAGGCGCAAACCGTTGATCAAATTACATATAAGCAGGCGATCATCGTCGGTCTTTTTCAGTGTTTGTCCTTATGGCCAGGATTCTCCCGATCCGGCTCGACAATTTCCGGCGGTGTACTGTCAGGAATGAGCCACAAAGCGGCCGCTGATTTTACGTTTATTATGGCTGTTCCGATTATGGCCGGCGCAAGTGGCTTGTCGCTGTTAAAAAACTGGCAGTACGTGACGGCAGCCGATATTCCGTTTTTCATCGCTGGCTTTATTAGCGCGTTTATATTTGCGCTTATCTCCATTCGCTTTTTCTTAAAACTCATTAACAAAATCCGCCTTGTACCATTTGCGGTGTACCGCATTGTTTTGGCGCTGCTGATTTATATCGTCTATTTCTAA